A genomic stretch from Natronomonas gomsonensis includes:
- a CDS encoding SDR family NAD(P)-dependent oxidoreductase — translation MPTDQFSVDGCNAIVTGASQGIGRTIAERLAADGANVAICSRSQDRVDPVAEGIRAEGGTALAVECNVREPDEVEAFVEATVEEFGGVDLLVNNAGGEFVAPFEDISENGWKAIVDLNLHGTFHCTQAAGEYMREGDGGCIINLSSVNGQHAAPHESHYSASKAAIIRLTETLSVEWAPHGIRVNCVAPGLIQTPGVAETLGIQEDQMPPRATVDRRIGHTEDIADVVQFLASDAAAFMTGETVTVKGVPRAGNSFDVDLGLDQ, via the coding sequence ATGCCGACAGACCAGTTCAGCGTCGACGGCTGTAACGCCATCGTCACCGGTGCCTCACAGGGCATCGGCCGAACCATCGCGGAGCGACTCGCCGCCGACGGCGCCAACGTCGCCATCTGCTCGCGGTCACAGGACCGCGTCGACCCCGTCGCCGAGGGGATTCGAGCGGAGGGCGGCACCGCCCTCGCCGTCGAGTGCAACGTTCGCGAACCCGACGAAGTCGAGGCGTTCGTCGAGGCCACCGTCGAGGAGTTCGGCGGCGTCGACCTGCTCGTCAACAACGCCGGCGGCGAGTTCGTCGCCCCCTTCGAGGACATCTCCGAGAACGGCTGGAAGGCCATCGTCGACCTCAATCTCCACGGCACCTTCCACTGCACCCAGGCCGCAGGCGAGTACATGCGCGAGGGTGACGGCGGTTGTATCATCAACCTCTCCAGCGTCAACGGCCAACACGCCGCGCCCCACGAGAGCCACTACAGCGCCTCGAAAGCCGCCATCATTCGGCTGACGGAGACGCTCTCCGTCGAGTGGGCGCCACACGGCATCCGCGTCAACTGCGTCGCACCAGGACTCATTCAGACACCGGGCGTCGCCGAGACGCTCGGCATTCAGGAAGACCAGATGCCACCACGAGCGACGGTCGACCGACGCATCGGTCACACCGAAGATATCGCGGACGTCGTCCAGTTCCTCGCCAGCGACGCCGCGGCGTTCATGACCGGTGAGACGGTGACGG
- the sucC gene encoding ADP-forming succinate--CoA ligase subunit beta, with protein sequence MKLHEYQAKGVFADAGVPVPDSKLASTVDEAVDAAEDIGYPVAIKAQVQVGGRGKAGGIELVDNAEEAREAAENIIGMDLKGLHVDRVLVEGAVDFVNELYVGVTMDRNEGEPVAMVSTRGGVNIEEVAAEDPEAIEREHIDPAFGMQPYESRKAVYEAGVDREVAGDVASVLRTLFQLWDDSDATEIEVNPLMITADGDVVAADAVMNIDDDALFRHPDLAEMEDEAAEDDLEAKANEYGFDYVRLSGNVGIIGNGAGLVMTTLDLVDYYGGQPANFLDIGGGAKAERVTNALDMVFSDENVDSVVFNIFGGITRGDEVAKGINEALESFDEIPKKVVVRLAGTNAEEGMDILNTDLVTVEVTLEEAVQRAVEYAEEEAQ encoded by the coding sequence ATGAAACTTCACGAGTACCAAGCGAAGGGTGTCTTCGCCGACGCCGGGGTTCCGGTGCCGGACTCGAAGCTCGCGTCGACCGTCGACGAGGCGGTCGATGCGGCCGAGGACATCGGTTATCCCGTCGCCATCAAGGCGCAGGTACAGGTCGGTGGTCGTGGGAAGGCCGGAGGTATCGAGTTGGTCGACAACGCCGAAGAAGCCCGCGAGGCCGCCGAGAACATCATCGGGATGGACCTCAAGGGCCTCCACGTCGACCGCGTCCTCGTCGAGGGAGCCGTCGACTTCGTCAACGAGCTGTACGTCGGCGTGACGATGGACCGAAACGAGGGCGAACCCGTCGCGATGGTCTCGACCCGCGGGGGCGTCAACATCGAGGAGGTCGCCGCCGAGGACCCCGAGGCCATCGAGCGGGAACACATCGACCCCGCCTTCGGGATGCAGCCCTACGAGTCACGGAAGGCCGTCTACGAGGCCGGCGTCGACCGCGAGGTCGCCGGCGACGTAGCGAGCGTCCTCCGGACGCTGTTCCAGTTGTGGGACGACTCCGACGCGACCGAAATCGAGGTCAACCCCCTGATGATTACGGCCGACGGCGACGTCGTCGCCGCCGACGCCGTGATGAACATCGACGACGACGCGCTGTTCCGTCACCCCGACCTCGCCGAAATGGAGGATGAGGCTGCAGAGGACGACCTCGAAGCGAAGGCCAACGAGTACGGCTTCGACTACGTCCGACTGTCGGGTAACGTCGGCATCATCGGCAACGGTGCCGGTCTCGTGATGACGACGCTCGACCTCGTCGACTACTACGGCGGCCAGCCCGCCAACTTCCTCGACATCGGCGGCGGCGCGAAGGCCGAACGCGTGACGAACGCCCTCGATATGGTGTTCTCCGACGAGAACGTCGATTCCGTCGTGTTCAACATCTTCGGCGGCATCACACGGGGCGACGAGGTTGCGAAGGGTATCAACGAGGCTCTGGAGAGTTTCGACGAGATTCCCAAGAAGGTCGTCGTCCGACTCGCCGGCACGAACGCCGAGGAAGGCATGGACATCCTGAACACCGACCTCGTGACCGTCGAGGTGACGCTGGAGGAAGCCGTCCAGCGCGCCGTCGAATACGCCGAGGAGGAAGCACAATGA
- the sucD gene encoding succinate--CoA ligase subunit alpha, which translates to MSILVDNDSRVVVQGITGGEGKFHTRQMVEYGTNVVAGAVPGKGGQEVDGIPVYDTVDRAAREENADTSVVFVPPAFAADALFEALDAPLDLVVAITEGIPQQDMSKVYRKLRETDTQLVGPNCPGVITPGQAKLGILPGNIFESGNVGLVSRSGTLTYQVVDNLTKRGIGQTTAVGIGGDPIIGTDFVDALEMFENDPDTKAIAMCGEIGGEDEEEAASYIGEYMDTPVAGFIAGRTAPPGKRMGHAGAIVSGGGGTGTAESKIDALNDAGVPVGDTPEEVVNHIEGFL; encoded by the coding sequence ATGAGCATCTTAGTCGACAACGACAGCCGCGTCGTGGTACAGGGCATCACTGGCGGCGAGGGGAAGTTCCACACCCGCCAGATGGTCGAATACGGAACGAACGTCGTCGCCGGCGCCGTCCCCGGTAAGGGCGGTCAAGAGGTCGACGGGATTCCCGTCTACGACACCGTCGACCGCGCCGCTCGCGAGGAGAACGCGGACACCTCGGTCGTCTTCGTCCCGCCGGCCTTTGCCGCCGACGCGCTGTTCGAGGCGCTCGACGCGCCGCTCGACCTCGTGGTCGCCATCACCGAGGGCATCCCCCAACAGGACATGTCGAAGGTGTACCGAAAACTCCGAGAGACCGACACACAACTCGTCGGTCCGAACTGTCCCGGCGTCATCACGCCTGGACAGGCGAAACTCGGCATCCTGCCGGGCAACATCTTCGAGAGCGGTAACGTCGGATTGGTCTCCCGGTCGGGGACGCTGACTTACCAGGTCGTCGACAACCTCACGAAGCGAGGCATCGGCCAGACCACCGCCGTCGGCATCGGCGGCGACCCCATCATCGGCACCGACTTCGTCGACGCGCTGGAGATGTTCGAAAACGACCCCGATACGAAGGCCATCGCGATGTGTGGCGAAATCGGCGGCGAAGACGAGGAGGAGGCCGCAAGCTACATCGGCGAGTACATGGACACGCCGGTCGCCGGCTTCATCGCCGGCCGTACCGCCCCGCCGGGCAAGCGAATGGGCCACGCCGGCGCCATCGTCTCCGGTGGCGGCGGCACTGGCACTGCCGAATCGAAAATCGATGCGCTCAACGACGCCGGCGTCCCCGTCGGCGACACGCCCGAGGAAGTCGTCAACCACATCGAAGGCTTCCTGTAA